DNA from Brachionichthys hirsutus isolate HB-005 chromosome 3, CSIRO-AGI_Bhir_v1, whole genome shotgun sequence:
CTAAGGAGAACAAACGTTTCACCCGAAGCGCGTCTTTACCTGGACGAGGATGCGCGGCCGCTGGGGGGAGGGGAAGGGGACGTTGTGCATGAAGCTGGAGACGTGtctgcgagagagagagagagagacggcgatGAGCGTccacgggggacgggggacgggggacggggacgggggactGACTTCTCAAGCGGCAGCACGTGCGGTCCGGAGACGGAGTATCTGTAAACGAAGGTGAGGAACTTCTGGAAGACGGAGAAGAAGGGCCAGTGGGACAGGACGCAGACGCTCTTCTTCACCTGCAGGCTCCGGCTGCTGATTGGCCGCCGGTCGACCACGCTCAGGAGGCCCAGCCTCACGCTCTGCTGCTCCGAGAGCAGCTCCCTGGGGAACGCCTCGTAGAACTGGATGGCTGCTCCgtagacctggggggggggggggggggcgttcagacAGACCGGCGAGCGAGGGAAAAGGGGGCGGGCACTGGAGGACACCGACCTTGTCCCCGGAGGCCGAGGTCAGGACGAAGGTGGAGAAGACGGGCAGCTGGTAGCGGGCGCTCAGAGGCCAGCTCTCCACGGGGACCCCCATGGGCAGACAGAAGACCGGCACCGAGTCCGGCAGGGGGAACGCCTCCAGGTCCGCCTCCGGGTAGCGGCTGATCAGGCCTGCGGGACgcgggacacgggacacgggacacggctTCAGGGAGGGCGGGTCGGGCGCGGCCGGACCCCGGGCGGTACTCACCGGCCCGGTACAGCAGGGCGTTGGCTTTGGACACGGCCCTCTTGTAGCAAACGAACAGCGCCGGCCCCCACTGgggacacaaacacagcagctcaAGCCACGCCTTCATTCTGAAAggacggcgccggcgccgctcaCCATGCCGGTGTTCAGGTTCTTGTCGACCCGGCAGAAGGTGTGCGGGGCGACCTCTCCTTTGCCGGGCAGCAGCAGGGCGATGTCGGTGACGCCCAGCGTGTGGAGCGAGTCCAGGGCCCGGCGGTACGTCAGGAAGACCCGGTGGGCCGTCggggcggcgccggcgcccAGGCTGGCGGCGCGGCTGTAGGGCGTGGTCTCGATGACATACCAGCCCTGCTTCAGCTGCTCCCGCCCCTCGTAGAGGACCCTGCAGGGACACGGCAGGTCAGacccgggggcggggccgggaccagaaccagaacattcGTCTCACCCCAGGTCCAGGATGGGCGGCTTGTCCCGCCCCCGGCGGTAGCACAGGTACAGGTGAGGGTTGTTGATGAGGCCGGCGCTCAGCTCCGCCGAGTGTCCCCCCAGCGTCCTCTCGATGCAGGTGAAGCCCTCCGGGACGTCCTCGCCGAGTCCCCGGGCGATCACAGCCAGGTCCGTCACCGGCGAGGACGTCCTCCCGTCCTCGTCCAGGGACCTCCAGGGCGCCGCGGGGGCGAGGCCCGCCACCACGAAGTAGTCCACCAGCTGGGGACATTTGTCCTCCGTCATGCCGTCCACTGCAGAAACAGAGACCCGGTTAGTCTGGTCACATGACCGGAGAACGCCCGGAAAGACCGACGGGAGAGAACCCGGAAGGGAACCCACAACCCGACGGAAGGGAACCCGGAAGAGAACCCACAACCCGACGGAAGAGAACCCGGAAGAGAACCCACAACCCGATGGAAGGGAACCCGGAAGAGAACCCACAACCCGACGGAAGGGAACCCGGGAGAGAACCCGGAAGAGAACCCACAACCCGACGGAAGAGAACCCGGAAGAGAACCCGCAACCCGACGGAAGGGAACCCGGAAGAGAACCCACAACCCGACGGAAGGGAACCCGGAAGAGAACCCACAACCCGACGGAAGGGAACCCGGAATAGAACCCACAACCCGACGGAAGGGAACCCGGAAGAGAACCCACAACCCGACGGAAGAGAAGTCAGCCACGAGGACAgctgtcatttcctgttgcgGCAGAGACGTGTGGACAGAGAAGAGGGACGCGTTGTCTGTCCCCAGCGTCCCACGCACCAGTGACGTCATCAAGGACAGTTTGGGGTTCTGATCTCATCAATCAGATCAATACTTCCGGGTTCATTAACCCTTCGGCGTTCAGCGTGTCCCACGCCCTCACAAAAACGGAACCGACTGGCGGGAGTGtagtttcacttttattttggaaCGGGTTCGTTctcacttcctccctctctatccgaaccccggttcggttcggttcggttcatCCTCCGGGCTGCAGTAATCAATCCGCCGGAGCCGCGACAAGCAGGCCCCTGGGGTTCCGTTATCGGACGGACGATTACCCGTCCCGACGGTAACCGGACCGCCCGCGGGCACGCGCCCGGCTGTCCTGCGCCTGTGCATGGTTTGAGTCGACGGTAACGGCAGCCGACGCAGCGGCGTTGTTGGCTTGCTTCCATTGTCGGACGTAAATAAAAGCGGCAACACtgcgtgtttgtttatttcccgCTCCCCGCCGCAACGGCAGCAAACCGTAAACACGTCACGTCGATAACCCGGTGGGAGTGGGTAGCTCCGGGGCTCCGGTGAAGGGTCTGAACCGGGAATCGAATGATTTACGTTCCGTAGCATGCAACAGAAACGCTATCGTGTCCGATAATGGACGCCCGTGTCAAGCCTCGAACAACCTGCCGCCTGACGTTGGTTTTCAGCTAGCATTATGAGGCTAACACTCCGGCTAGCTTCGTACGTCACACGCACCGGGCCCGTTACCGGGTGGCCGCGCGGCACCGCGTCCCTACCGTGGCCGTTCAGTCCCACACGGAGCGTGTTCGGGTCATCCTCTCCATGTGACGTTCACGTTAGCTGCGAGCCACCGGAACCGACACAGCTTCCAAAGCGCGCGACACTCCGAGGCGTTTCCGGTGTGGATATTCAAAATAAGAGTCTGATTTAGAAATCACCGTTCCAACGTGGAAGTTTAACGACATTTACGATATTTGAGTTGAAGTGTTTTGTAATTCTACTTTTAACAAACGTTAGTTGACACAAAGGGAGAGGAAATGACGTCATTTATCTGATAAAGTTATCTTCGGTTGTGGGCCGAGTTCATACACCTGAGCACGCAGTTCCGTTTATCAACACGAGGAGGCAGTGTCGCGTAGCAGCTGTCGCCACCTGCCACCAGCCCTCAGAGGACTTCCGATGAACGCAGCCGGAAGTCGGAGTTTCATGTTTCATGGgtttattttctgaaaataaTGACGGACAGGCGTTAAAAACGGAGAAGCTGTTAGACGACGTATTTACAGTGATCAGATCTGAAACCGAATGACGTCACCAATAATGTGAGaacacttaaaataaaaaggtaagaAGTACAGCCTCGAACTATCAAATACATTCACGCTGCCTCACTGGGCAACAGCTCCCCCTGCCGGCAGCGCCTGGGACTGCATGCTGAAGCTGACGtcagagaaacagacagaccaccaaaataaaagtccGATGCTTTTATCAGAGAGACCGCCAAAATAAAAGACTGGCGCTTTTATCAGATAGAccgccaaaataaaagtctgatgCTTTTATCAGACAAACCGCCAAAATAAAAGACTGGTGCTTTCATTGTGAAATCTGAAGGGGAAAAAATGTTTCCCCTCAAACTAATTTGTTCCtcttgaagttttttttttgcttcagtaATTTTTCTGACCCAACATgaaaccagtagaaccagtagaaccagttaACAGCTAAACAACGTGTTCAGTCCGACTCCTTTGTTGCTTGATGTAAAAATACTACAAATATTAAGCAGAGTGAGGAGTAGTGTAAAGTATTCCTGATGAAGGAACGCGtacttctgggggggggggttcccggGCCGTGAGGATCCACTCCACGGACCCTTCGGTTCTGGAGCACTGGGTTTCAGGTCAATCCCGCCGGGCCTAGAACCTCCacctttcattcaaataatATGATGGATTATGGGATGCGAGTGATGCTGCTGAATACAGCCAGTGCAAATAAACGCCAGGTGGTcatgttgctaggcaacaggcacagcccccccccaggaggagaaCGGAGATTCTCCAGACGGGTTCTGATCCATGCAGATGGACGGATGCAGCATCTTTGGAATGTCGTTTCCCGGGAGCCGCCGGATGATGTCATCTTTCCGAGTGACATCATCCGGCATggcccttcctcctcctcctcctcctcctcctcctcacttcacTTTCTCATCTCAGGCTGGAGCTGGTTGGCTGCCTGCGCCAACATCCGCTGTCAATCATCTGTGGACCTCATggggccccgccccctcacacACCTTCGACCAGTCAGAACTCTTGAGCTCGGGTCTGCGGGCTGATGTAATATTTAAGGGAGGTGTCCGGAGGCGACGCCCAACAGGAGAACATAAATGTTCTTTTCTAAGACGTCCTGTGAGAACTTCTGTACGAACACCtcagaaggtaaaaaaaaagagttcaatCTTTGTTACATAACAATAAAACGCTGGCTCCGCCCTCAGGGGCCCGAAACACAGGCGCAGCATGTTgcaggcagggggcggggcttatggCTGACAATCACAGTGACTGGGGTTAAAGGGCAATCCCACCTTCTCTGTTGCTCTATGGAAAGTTATTTCCTGGAATTTTAGGGTAGGACGTCAGGATGGGCGTGGCTTATCGATCAACCAACAAAAGGTTTTATCTAAAAATGGCGTCACAGTTGAGACGCACtcgtttctgattggctcaatCAGCAGCTTTCATTCCTCGGTGACATCACTAACCAgcctgtgatgatgtcactgatgaCATCAGTTAAATCAGACATTGATGGATGAACGCTGATCGATGGGCTCCTTTCCTCTAGAAAAGGTTCTGGTTCCAAACCGCCGGGTCGTCGGTGGGATTGCCCTTAAGAACTGGACCTGGTGGAGCGACGGCGCCGGAGCGTCTGACTCAGTCTGGACTCATCCAGAACCCAACACCAAAGCCAGAAGGTTCAGGAACCGGAACCCCCAGAAGACCCAAACCGGGGCAGTCTCCATCGCTAGGAGCGCTAGCTTTAGCCCTTCAGAGACGACGTCATTATAAACgctgtcaataaagttttgtgtCTGCTGAATGGAGTCGCTTTAGGTTCTACTCGTctccttcttcaggtgtttctcCAGGTGAGGACTGACTTCTGACTCCTGTAGCTTTAGCTCCTTTAGCTAGACGGCTAGCGCTGCTGCTAACGGGCCggaccgggccgggccgggccgggccgagGAGAACCTCTCGGGCCATTAAAGGGGCGGGCTTGAGGTTAGTACAAAAATAGAAGCTTTAAACATGGCTGGGCTCCTGTGAAAGCGGCGTCCAgcggcgccccctgcaggcgcGACACCAACATGGCTGCCGCATGGGTTCACGGCCATGCAGAGAAGACTGGctcaagctaatgctaatgccgTTCCAGTCAACCCCCCCCTCAGTGGGTCTGACCTTCACCCtcctggtcgggggggggggggtcacttcagCCGGTCGGACCGGAAGGAGTCCTCCACAGCCGGGTCGGCGAGCATCAGGTCGCCGTCCAGCATGTCCAGAGCCAGGGAGTCCATCCTGAGCGGGTCGTCCAAAGAGAAGGGGTCCATCTCGAAGCCGGGGACGTGGGACAGGGCGCTGGTGATCTCTTTGGACAGACCCGGGGGGGACTCGCCTGCAACGAGGGGACAGAACCGCGTTCCCAGTCGTTAGCAACGCGGCTGGAATCTGGGAATTCTGACGGACCAGATTAAatggattgcccccccccccccccgatgcccaCCAGTGAGGATGATGTTGGGGACGTTGTGCCGCCCCTCCCTGCTGCCGTAGCCCTGGTTGCCGACCAGCCGCTGGTCCCCGGGGGCCTGCATGTCCAGGGCGGGGCCGCAGGGAAACGGGTTCGGGGGGGGGCCGTCGGCCGGCAGCTGAAGCAGAGGCAGGAAACACGTTAGTCTCAGCTGCACAGGAAGTCAGCAGGAAAACCGGCGTCAGGTGACGCTACCTGGGGGGGTCTGCTGGTCAGCTGGAGACTCAGGTAGGGGTCGTCCAGCAGGGAGGTCAACAAGGCGTCctggaacagagagagaggctgagcgttgtcctcccccccccccgggggcgcTGGCGGGACGCTCACGTTGTAGAGGTCGGAGGCCAGCTCGTGGctgatctgctgcagctgggggAGGCCGTCggcgagctgctgctccagctcctgttTGACGCGACActgggagggggcggagctctgGAGAAAACGGTCCGTCGTCCTCTCGCTCTTGATCGGCGGCGGgggccgctgctgctgccacgTGAAGCCCGCCTCCGACAGGGGGCACCGGCCCATGAGCTCGGGGGGGCCCACCGTGCCAAAGTGCTGCAGGcgctggtgcccccccccctgggagcccggctgctgctgggggggctggcTGAGCAGATACGGAGGCAGCTTGCTGGTGTCCAACGGGAcgccctgtgggggggggcttcataaGTACAGGGACTGAAAGACGAGCTCCCGTTACacaagggggaggagcttaccTGCGTGATGGACGACAGCGTGGGGGAGACGGTGGGGGAGAACTGCTTGGAGTGATGTCTCCTCGACTCCCCCCCACCCATGGGAAGGATGAGCGGGGACAGCTGTGCCCGTCGCCGTGGCGACGTGCTGAGTGGCAGCTGGCCTTGTCCGCTGAGCAGCGGcgagtaggaggaggaggaggagccggaacCGGCCAATCCGCCGCCGTAGCCGGGGTTACCGCCGGACGCCgagtggagggaggagttaCTGAGGGAGGAGTGCAGCGATTGGCTGCTGAGGGAGGATggcagggagggggaggggctcagGGACGACTGGAGGGAGGGGTTGCTGAGTGACGAGTGCAGGGAGGCGGAGCTCAGCGAGTTGGAGAAGGAGTGGCTGCTCAGGGACGACTGGATGTTGGGGTTGCTTAGAGACGACTGCAGAGACGGGTTACTGAGGACGCCCTGGAGGGACGCCAGGAGACCTGGGGAGACAACGGACCGTCAGGAGCAGGAGGGACCCCCCCCACGCTGAAGACGAGCAGGCCTCTGATTGAaccatcgaccccccccccccccggtctcagGCGTCACCACGGCGACCCAGAGCCCGGGGTGGAGGGGCGGGCTGCA
Protein-coding regions in this window:
- the LOC137913450 gene encoding CREB-regulated transcription coactivator 2; protein product: LQLPLLSSRPKSCEVPGINVFTSPEQPSTHTHGGAPLVLNTGGSLPDLSSLHFPPPLPTPLDQDEPGYPGSSLSGGSSTGNLASTLTLLGINAANAHGGNGSVHQSQGLLASLQGVLSNPSLQSSLSNPNIQSSLSSHSFSNSLSSASLHSSLSNPSLQSSLSPSPSLPSSLSSQSLHSSLSNSSLHSASGGNPGYGGGLAGSGSSSSSYSPLLSGQGQLPLSTSPRRRAQLSPLILPMGGGESRRHHSKQFSPTVSPTLSSITQGVPLDTSKLPPYLLSQPPQQQPGSQGGGHQRLQHFGTVGPPELMGRCPLSEAGFTWQQQRPPPPIKSERTTDRFLQSSAPSQCRVKQELEQQLADGLPQLQQISHELASDLYNDALLTSLLDDPYLSLQLTSRPPQLPADGPPPNPFPCGPALDMQAPGDQRLVGNQGYGSREGRHNVPNIILTGESPPGLSKEITSALSHVPGFEMDPFSLDDPLRMDSLALDMLDGDLMLADPAVEDSFRSDRLK